The window CCTCGGCCGAAGGCCGCCTGCTCTACAACGTGGACGAGGCGCTCCGCCGCCTGTACCGCAACGAGTACGGCATCTGCCAGTCGTGCGGCAAGGAGATCGGCAAGGCGCGCCTCGACGCCATTCCGCAGGCCAGCCTGTGCGTGGCCTGCCAGGAGAAGCAGGAGAAAGAGACCAACACGGCCCGCGGATGACGCGTCGCACCGGGGTCTTCCTCGCCTGCGCGGCGGCGGTGGTCGGATTGGACCAGCTCGCGAAGCGGGCCGCCTCCTCGCGGCTGGAGACGGGGGAGTCGGTCTCCGTTCTCGGGGATTTCATCCGCCTCACTTTGGTGCACAATACGGGCGCGGCGTTCGGGCTCTTCCCGGGCAGCCGCGTGCCGTTCATCGTCGTCTCGGTGGTCGCGATCGCCGTGGTGCTCTGGCTGTTCCTGCGCGAGACCTACCGGAGCGCCATGAACCGCGTTCTCTTGGGCTGCATCCTGGGAGGCGCGATCGGGAATCTCGTGGATCGCGTGCGCCTCGGCTGGGTGGTCGACTTCATCGACGTGGGAATCGGAACGGCCCGCTGGCCGGTCTTCAACGTGGCCGACAGCGCCGTCACCTTGGGAGTGCTCCTGCTTGCCTGGAATCTCGCGCGATCCGGGCGCGTCGCCGCCCCAGAGCCCGAAGACCCATCTCGTGCCGGCGTCCCGGGCGGGTGAGCGGCTCGACCGCTACCTGGCCGAAGTCGAGCGCAGCCTCTCCCGCTCCGCCGTGCAGCACTTGATCGACGCCGGCCATGTGCTCGTGAACGACGGGCCGGCGCGCGCGAGCCGCCGGGTGAAGCAGGGCGACCGCGTGATCGTGACCCGTCCGCGCCGCGCGCCCAGCATCCTCGCCCCCGAGCCGATCCCGCTGGACGTCGTCTACGAAGACGACGCCCTCGCCGTGGTGAACAAGCCCGCGGGCATGGTCGTCCACCCCGCCGTCGGGCACCGCACCGGGACCCTGGTTCACGCGCTCCTCCATCGCTACACGGCGCTCTCCTCGGCCAACGGCGCCGAGCGCGCGGGCATCGTGCACCGGCTGGACAAGGGAACGTCGGGCCTCCTCCTCATCGCGCGCACCGAGGAGTCGCACCGCGAGCTGGCCCGCCAGATCGAGGCGCGCGACGTGAAACGCGTCTACCGCGCGATCGTCTGGGGGCATCCGCGCGGGCTGGAGGGACGGATCGAGGCGTCGCTGGCCCGGAGCCGGAGCGACCGGAAGAAGATCGCGGTCGTGACGCGTGGCGGGCGCTTCGCCGCGACGCGCTGGCGCGTGGAGCGGCGGTTCGACGATCTCACCGAGCTCGCGCTCTCGCTGGAGACGGGGCGCACGCACCAGATCCGAGTCCATCTCGCGCACCTGGGGCATCCGGTCTTCGGGGACGCCGAGTACGGCGGCCGCCGCGGGCCCCTCCTGCGCCTGGCGCCGCGCCGGCGCGCGCAGGTCGCGCTGATCCTCGCCGAGCTGGACCACCAGGCGCTCCACGCCGAGACGCTCGCGTTCCGCCACCCGGTGACGGGACTCCCGATGGAATTCACGCGTCCCGTTCCCCCCGACTTCGCGGCCGCGCTCGAAGCGCTCGCATGCGCGTCCTAGGCGTGGACTTCGGACTCCGGCGGATCGGTCTCGCGCTCTCCGACGAAGGGGAGCGCCTGGCCAGCCCGCTCCGCGCGATCCCGATCGCCTCGGTGCGCGAAGCGCCGGGCGCGGTGGCCTCGGCGGCGCGCGAGGCGGACGCCGGCGCGATCGTGGTCGGAGCGCCCCTGGGCCTGGAAGGGGATGAGGACCGGCCCGAGACCCGCCGGGTCCGCCGCTTCGCGCAGGCGCTCCGGCGCGCGACCGGGCTTCCGGTGCACCTGGTGGACGAGAGCCTGAGCAGCCGCGAGGCGGCCGACCGGGCGCAGGCCTCGGGGCGCGACGCCGCGACCCGCGCCCGAGCGGGGCGGGGCGAGGCCAAGGACGCGCTCCATGCCGCCGCCGCCGCGGTCATCCTCCAGCGCTGGCTGGACGAGGCGCCGCTCCGCGCGGCCGCGCGCGCGGCGCGCGAGGGCTCGGCCCGGCCCGCCAAACCCGCCAAGGGGGAGCGCCCATGAGACGGAAGCAGCGGATCCGCCGCACGCTCGTCCTGGGCGGGATCGTCGGGGTGGTGCTCCTCTCGGGACTCCTCTTCTTCCCGTCGACGGTCACGCGCCAGTTCGAAACCCGCGAGGTGCTGATCCCGAAGGGCGCCAAGATCGACCAGATCGCGACGATCCTCCACAAGGAGGGGCTGGTCGGAAATCCGAAGCTCTTCGTGCTGGCGGCGCGCGTTCTGGGCTACGACCGCGGGCTCAAGGCGGGCCGCTTCTCGCTCCCGGTGGGCTCGAGCATCTACCGGATCCTGACCCAGCTCGCGCACGGGATGACCAAGCAGGACATGGTCACCATTCCCGAGGGGAGGCGGGCCGACCAGATCGCGGCCATCCTCCACGAGCGCGCGAAAATCGATCCGATGGCCTTCCTCGCCCTGGTCGGGGATTCCGCGTTCGCGCATTCGCTGGGGGTCTCGGCCAACCGTCTCGAGGGCTACCTCTACCCCGACACCTACCCCTTCTACCCGCTCCTCACGCCCGAAGAGGTCGTGAAGGTGATGGTGGAGCGCGCGATCCGGACCTTCAGCGAGGAGATGGCGCTGCCCGGCGCCAAGGAGGGGCTCTCGCTTCACCAGCTGGTCACGCTCGCCTCGATCGTCGAGGCGGAGGCGCAGGTGCCCTCGGAGCGCCCGCGGATCGCGGCCGTCTTCTACAACCGATTGCGGCAGGGTATGATGCTCCAGTCGGACCCGACCGTGCTGTACGCTCTCGGCCTCTGGAAACAGCGGACCTTCTACAAGGACCTGGATGTGCAATCCCCCTACAACACCTATCGAAACCGGGGGCTGCCTCCCGGGCCGATCTGCAATCCGGGGCGGGCCGCCGTCCACGCCGTGCTCTTCCCGAGCAACGATTCGACCGAGCTCTACTTCGTCGCGC of the Candidatus Binatia bacterium genome contains:
- the lspA gene encoding signal peptidase II → MTRRTGVFLACAAAVVGLDQLAKRAASSRLETGESVSVLGDFIRLTLVHNTGAAFGLFPGSRVPFIVVSVVAIAVVLWLFLRETYRSAMNRVLLGCILGGAIGNLVDRVRLGWVVDFIDVGIGTARWPVFNVADSAVTLGVLLLAWNLARSGRVAAPEPEDPSRAGVPGG
- the mltG gene encoding endolytic transglycosylase MltG, which gives rise to MRRKQRIRRTLVLGGIVGVVLLSGLLFFPSTVTRQFETREVLIPKGAKIDQIATILHKEGLVGNPKLFVLAARVLGYDRGLKAGRFSLPVGSSIYRILTQLAHGMTKQDMVTIPEGRRADQIAAILHERAKIDPMAFLALVGDSAFAHSLGVSANRLEGYLYPDTYPFYPLLTPEEVVKVMVERAIRTFSEEMALPGAKEGLSLHQLVTLASIVEAEAQVPSERPRIAAVFYNRLRQGMMLQSDPTVLYALGLWKQRTFYKDLDVQSPYNTYRNRGLPPGPICNPGRAAVHAVLFPSNDSTELYFVARGDGTHIFSRSWEDHLKAIAHVRTQAPRDSTLVPIGPGLSGSQAEPTLQAAGPRTEPGATKTAPIDVPRIEAPRFETPQVEAPRIGAPKPSPKGPAGKAAPGTSAAKTSTGKAAAAKTKASAAKTSAAKMSARKTARKAPVRTTHTVRDTTR
- a CDS encoding RluA family pseudouridine synthase; translation: MPGISRDPGASPPQSPKTHLVPASRAGERLDRYLAEVERSLSRSAVQHLIDAGHVLVNDGPARASRRVKQGDRVIVTRPRRAPSILAPEPIPLDVVYEDDALAVVNKPAGMVVHPAVGHRTGTLVHALLHRYTALSSANGAERAGIVHRLDKGTSGLLLIARTEESHRELARQIEARDVKRVYRAIVWGHPRGLEGRIEASLARSRSDRKKIAVVTRGGRFAATRWRVERRFDDLTELALSLETGRTHQIRVHLAHLGHPVFGDAEYGGRRGPLLRLAPRRRAQVALILAELDHQALHAETLAFRHPVTGLPMEFTRPVPPDFAAALEALACAS
- the ruvX gene encoding Holliday junction resolvase RuvX gives rise to the protein MRVLGVDFGLRRIGLALSDEGERLASPLRAIPIASVREAPGAVASAAREADAGAIVVGAPLGLEGDEDRPETRRVRRFAQALRRATGLPVHLVDESLSSREAADRAQASGRDAATRARAGRGEAKDALHAAAAAVILQRWLDEAPLRAAARAAREGSARPAKPAKGERP